In the Neofelis nebulosa isolate mNeoNeb1 chromosome 11, mNeoNeb1.pri, whole genome shotgun sequence genome, one interval contains:
- the ELAC1 gene encoding zinc phosphodiesterase ELAC protein 1, whose protein sequence is MSMDVTFLGTGAAYPSPTRGASALVLRCEGECWLFDCGEGTQTQLMKSQLKAGRITKIFITHLHGDHFFGLPGLLCTISLQSGSVVTKQPIEIYGPAGLRDFIWRTMELSHTELVFPYVVHELVPTADQCPTEELKEFTHVNKTDSLPKEGQGRTILLDSEENSYLLVDDEQFVVKAFRLFHRIPSFGFSVVEKKRPGKLNAQKLKDLGVPPGPAYGKLKNGISVVLENGVTISPQDVLKKPIVGRKICILGDCSGVVGDGGVKLCFEADLLIHEATLDDAQMDKAKEHGHSTPQMAAAFAKLCQAKRLVLTHFSQRYKPVALAREGETDGIVELKKQAESVLDLQEVTLAEDFMVIGIPIKK, encoded by the exons ATGTCTATGGATGTGACATTTCTGGGTACGGGTGCAGCATACCCATCCCCAACCCGGGGTGCCTCTGCTCTGGTCCTTCGGTGTGAGGGCGAGTGCTGGCTCTTTGACTGTGGGGAGGGAACTCAGACACAGCTGATGAAAAGCCAACTTAAAGCAG GGAGAATTACCAAGATTTTCATCACACATCTTCATGGAGACCATTTCTTTGGCCTTCCTGGCCTCCTCTGCACAATCAGCCTGCAGAGTGGCTCTGTGGTTACCAAACAGCCTATTGAAATCTATGGCCCTGCCGGGCTTCGGGACTTTATCTGGAGAACCATGGAACTCTCTCACACAGAGCTGGTCTTCCCTTACGTGGTCCATGAGCTGGTGCCTACAGCAGATCAGTGTCCAACAGAAGAACTAAAAGAATTTACGCACGTGAATAAAACAGACAGTCTTCCCAAAGAGGGACAAGGAAGAACTATCCTACTAGACTCAGAAGAAAACTCATACCTTCTGGTTGATGATGAACAGTTTGTTGTAAAAGCATTTCGCCTCTTTCACCGAATTCCCTCCTTTGGGTTTTCAGTCGTAGAGAAGAAACGACCAGGTAAACTCAATGCACAGAAACTGAAAGACCTCG GTGTTCCGCCAGGTCCTGCCTATGGGAAGCTGAAAAATGGAATTTCTGTTGTTCTGGAAAATGGAGTTACAATTTCTCCCCAAGATGTCTTAAAAAAGCCTATTGTTGGAAGAAAAATCTGCATTTTGGGTGACTGTTCTGGGGTTGTGGGTGATGGAGGAGTGAAGCTGTGCTTTGAAGCAGACCTGTTGATCCATGAAGCGACCCTAGATGATGCCCAGATGGACAAAGCAAAGGAGCACGGCCACAGCACACCACAGATGGCAGCAGCATTTGCAAAGTTGTGCCAAGCAAAGAGGCTAGTTCTGACTCACTTCAGTCAGAGGTACAAGCCAGTTGCCTTGgccagagaaggagaaacagatggGATTGTAGAACTGAAAAAGCAAGCCGAATCAGTGTTAGATCTCCAAGAAGTGACTCTAGCAGAAGACTTTATGGTGATTGGCATTCCGATCAAGAAATGA